In the Granulosicoccus antarcticus IMCC3135 genome, ACACCAGTCCGTACCGACGCATGTCTTGACCGTCCTGAGTCCTTTGGTATAGCCGTGGCCCGATACCATGCCAGCATCGTTCAGATCAGACCAGATTGCTGGCAGGTCTTCTTTCTTGATACCCAGAAGATCGATCCGCTGACCGCCGGTTACCTTGACTGCCGCGCTGAACTTCTTGGCGGCAGTAGCAACTGCTATCAACTCATCGGGCGTTGTCATACCACCCCACATGCGTGGCATGACCGAGTAGGTACCATCCTTCTGAATGTTGGCGTGATTGCGCTCGTTCACAAAACGCGACTGCAAATCGTCCTGATATTCCAGCGGCCAGTCAGACAGTAGATAATAATTGACCGCTGGTCGGCAGACATGGCAACCATTAGGTGTTTTCCAGGCCAGTTCCTGCCAGACCGCAGGTTGTGTTTTCAGCTCCTGCGCCTTGATCAGACGGCGCACGTCTTCATGCGTCAGATCCGTGCATTTGCAAATGGGCTTTTCGGCTTTTATCTCAAACCCGTCGCCAAGACTCACAGCCAGAACCTGCTCAACCAATCCTGTGCAAGTGCCGCAGGAGGCAGACGCCTTTGTTTCTGTTCGCACCCCATCGAGAGTCTGCACGCCGCCCTCTATGGCCTTGATGATATCGCCCTTGCATACGCCGTTGCAGCCACAAATCTCCGCCTCAAGAGGCAATGCTGCAACGGCTGCCAGCGGGTCCACCGAAGCTCCACCACCCCCTTGAAAAGAAGGTCCGAAGATCAGCGTCTCGCGCATCTCTTCAATGTCAGTGCCATCTTTTATCAGTCCGAAGAACCAGTTGCTGTCAGCAGTATCGCCATACATCACTGCACCAATCAAACGATCATTTTCAACAATGAGCCGTTTGTAGACGCGGCGTTTTGGGTCACGGAAAACAATATCCTCGCGACCTTCGCCCTCGGCAAAATCGCCGGCACTGAAAAGATCGCAGCCGGTCACTTTCAGTTTTGTTGAGATCTCACGTACTGTGAATGTGTCTTCCTTACCGAGCAAGGTATTGGCCAGCACCTTCGCCTGATCGTACAGCGGAGCAACAAGACCGAAAATATTGTCATCGAATTCAACGCATTCGCCAACGGCAAAAACATCGGGGTCAGAGGTGCGCATTTGTGCATCAACTTTGATGGCTCGCCCCATATCCAGGCCGGCTTCATGGCCAAGTTGCACAGCCGGTCGGATGCCCGCGGCCATCACGACGATGTCTGCAGGAAGTTCGGTACCGTCGTCGAGCAATACTTTTTCGACTTTACCGTTACCGACGATTTGTTTGGTATTCGCTTCGACTATGACTCTGATACCACGCTTTTCCAGATCATTTTTCAGCAGGTAACCAGCAGCTTCATCCAGCTGACGATCCATCAGGTGTCCGGCGATGTGCAAGACGGTCACTTCCATCCCTTGCATGCGTAATCCGGCAGCCGCTTCAAGACCCAGCAATCCGCCACCAATGACGACGGCTGAAGCTTCCCGATTGGCAGCAGCATCGATCATTGCATTGGTGTCTTCCAGATCACGATAGCCAACCACGCCTGGAAGGTCGTGACCGGGCATTGGGATAATGAAAGGCGCAGAACCCGTTGCAAGGATCAGCTTGTCATAAGCCACCTCGCCTTTCTCCCCGATAACAACCTTACGCTCGCGATCGATTCCCGTGACTTTTTCACCAAAGCGGGTAGTGATGTTGTTGTCCGCATACCAATCGTCATCATGGGTGACGATCTCTTCGAAACTCCTGTCACCAGCAAGCACTGGCGAGAGCATGATGCGGTTGTAATTGCCGCGCGGTTCAGCATTGAAGATTGTAACCTCGAAAGCATCTGGCTGTGCTTCGTGGATATGCTCCAGCAGGCGACCCGAGGCCATTCCTGCGCCGATGATGACCATTTTCTGCATAGAATTTTCCATCTCAGAGGTAGCAGGCGACCACATAGGCCAAATCGGCCTCGTGGTAGATTGGCAAAGCGAACATGGAGGTATAGCCTGCAGGCAACCCGGTACCTTCCCGCTGAACATAAGGCAGACCGTTGCCCAGTACTTGACCGATAGGACCTTTCCAGGCGCTGGCCATGGGGGGATCAACTGGCGGATTTTGTTGCGCCCAAAGAGGCCCATCACGCTCGCAAAGGCCGTCGATGAGCTGCGCCTTGCGGCTGGCCCCGACACATTCGGGCCGAGCATCCCAGATCTCGAAACGGTGAGCTATCGGTGTATTTGTCGCGGACAACAAAGTCAGGACAAAGGTGTTATCGCCAGGTGTCGGAATAGGCAGCCCCAGCCCTGTCTTGAGGCCTATGTTGGATGCCTGTTCACTACGCAAGAAACTGGCAGCACGGGCAATATTACGTTTGAGTATCGGCGTATTCGATGACCAGACACCGCCAGGTAGACCCTGACCGTGACTGAAGGCAATGTCCTTACTGGCAGCTTCGAACTCAGTCGCAGCGCCATAGTAGCCATCGGCAAGCCTCAACCGCTCCTCCCTATACTCCCAGACTTCGATGGCACCCATGTGATCGACATCGGAGCTGCAAAGTAGGACCAGTACAGCCTTCAAGATATCTTCTGCAAAAACCGGTATCGCTACAGCACTGGTCAGCCCAGCTTCTGCCGCGGCCTCTGTTCGCTTGAAATATGAGCCGTCGAATTCTTTCAGTACGATCGGCTTGCCGCTTTCCCAGACCTTGCCCGGCAATCCTTCACCTTTGGCAAAACTTGTCGCAACAGAGGCATCAGCGAATGCCTGAGAATGAGCATAATCACCCTCGGCATGAACGAGCCTGCCGTCTTTGGGTATCCAGACTTCTGCCACTCTGACAAAAGTATTGGGTACGGAGTCTGTGTTTGTGTCCATGAATTATTCCCTTGGCAATCTGGTCTGATGTCGTCTGCGGACGTTTACAGAAGCGTTACCCATGATGGCGCTGGGATAGGCAGTAGAATTCTGTGCAACTTATCGTGACAATATTGTTCAAAACTGACACTGCTGAAGCTCCGTATCAAGACAGTGATATACGGTAAAGAATACGGTCAGAGTTGTCGTGGGCTCATTTTGCAGCATGGTGCTGCACTACTTGCAGCAGAGCATAAACATGCGCTATTTCAGCCAGTTGGAGCTGCCTTCTTACCCGGTCACGAACGATTAGTGATACATATTCGTTGATGTTCTGGCGCGCCGATAACAGCTTGGGAGGTATTCTGTTTCGGCTTGCGTGGCTGTGTCCTCAGGCGCTTCGCATGGTTTTCTAGAAACTTGTCGATGTACTGCAGTTGGGTAGTCTTCAAGATACTGCGCAACCGAGCCCAGTTGCACAGTCAATCATCAATCAAGGTGATCCTCTATGTTCGCCTGTCAAACATCATCAACGTAGACCTGTACTTTTTGTACGGCATTGTTGCCAAAGCCCGATGCATCCCAACGAGGCTCCAGAGGTTGAGAATCGCCATTGCTGTCGGTTGCCCTGCAACTCAACACATGTTCGCCCGGTCTGGCATCCCACGCTATTGTCCACTGCGTCCAATCATATTGTCCTTGTGGAGGCGTCAGCTCTGCTACCTTCCAATGCTGACCATCATGAAATTCAACCTTTTCAATTGTGGCCCCATCGCCTGACCAGGCTCGCCCAATCACGGTCACCGGACCTGATCGAATATGGCGCAGACGCGTTGTCCAATCGGGAATTCCGGGAGGTGTCATCAAGGATTTCACACGCATGGCTGTAACCGGCCGTCCGGGATCGTTCTTGTGATCACGGTAGCGGTAGGTACGCACTTGCTGGAATCCTTGATAGGGACTGTCCAATGCTTCGATGGTTGTCAGCCATTTGACCGAAGCCATGCCATACCAGCCTGGCACAATGATTCTGAGCGGTGCTCCATGTTGGGGTAACAATGGCTGACCATTCATCTCATGCACGAGAAGAACGTCCATTGATTCAATTTGTTCCAGGGTTAAACTACGACCAAACGCGTGTTCGACGCCTTTATCAAATCCACAGTCAGCACCGGTAAATGATATCTCTATGGTGCCTGCCTTGGGTTGTGCTCGCTCAATCAGCGGTGCTAAGGGAGTGCCTGTCCACTCTGATGTACCCACAGCTTCCACGCCCCAAGGCATGGAATGGGTACGCGGCGATAAACCGGTTCGGCCATTACCTGCGCATTCGAGCGTCACCGGCATGGTGTGTTGGGGTAATACGCGAATATCATCAACGCTTAAACTAAATGGCGCATCAAAACCTTTGCCAAATTCCAGTGTGTGTGATTGCGCATTGATACTGGGTACATCGAAGTGAATCAACAGATAATGTAATCCCGTCGGTGTGATGTTGTACTTGAGCGTCTCGAGTAATATCCCCGAATTACGGTTGGACAACCGTACTTCGTCTTCGGAAAATATGCCATCCCGGGTGTCAGGACGCGTACCAAAATTCTTGAATATATCGCTCAGGTATGACATTCAGTTACCTCAATCACTACGCTCAATTGACTCTTGAGAGTCTACTCCACACGATTCGGAACTCGACATAAAAGTAATCATCTCTGTACCACAAGATTCCTTCTCTTGAGGGCTACCTCTGTTGTAGTTATGCAGATCCGCACTATTCCCCCAAACCTGATGAACATTCTTAGGGCTTGCTGAGATGTTGGATCACTTATCTTTCAACTCCAATGCAATGGTGGTATATATAATTAAGTAAAAACAGCGGCTCGATGTTCACCTTCAGCAGTTTCTGTACTTTGATTATGTCTATACAATAGAGTTCTTCAGCTTCATCATGAGCGTGCACTTTCACCTGTCAGTGGCTATTCAGGGCATCGGATTATCACGCTCAACTCCGGAAAATACACAAGGTGTTTCAATGTCTGAATTTCTAGTACTGGGTGCCGGCATCGTGGGTATCTCAACCGCTCTGGAGCTGCAATCCAGAGGCCATTCTGTGGTTGTCGTGGATCGCACATCTCCGGGCCTGGAAACAAGCTACGGCAACGCTGGCGTCATTCAGGGCGAGGCAGCCGAGCCCTATCTACTACCGAGAAATCTGCCCACGCTAGTACGTATGGCTCTGGGAATGACGAACGATCTGAGCTGGTCCAGTGCAGGAATTCTGGCAAATGCTTCGGCTCTGTGGAAATATTATCGCTTTTCTGAAACCCGACGTCATCGGGAAATATCTCAAACCTATGCACAGCTCACCTCTAGTGCAACGGCAGATCACGCTAGCTGGATCACAGCGGCGCAAGCAGATGATCTGATCACCCGAGATGGATTCTCTTGTGTGTACAAGGACGCCAGGGCATTTGATGCAGCGGCACAGGAAATGGACAGGCTTTGTACCACCTACAAGCTCAAGGCACGATTGCTGACCGGGACTGAGTACGCCGGAGAAGAACCTGCTCTCACTGGTGAGTTTGCAGGCGCCATCCACTGGCACGACAGCTGGACGTGCTCGGACCCTGGCCGCCTGACCCAACTGTACGCAGACCTGTTTGTCACTCGGGGTGGAGAGATTCGAACCGGAGATGCCAGTTCGTTAAAGCCGAATGGTTCTGGTTGGAGCGTCGACACCATAGAGGGCGTCACGGAGGCCTCCTCCGTCGTGATTGCCCTCGGCCCCTGGGCGCCACAGACACTCAAAAGGTTTGGCTACAAGATCCCCATGGTGCTCAAACGGGGCTATCACGGCCACTTTAATGCGCCTGTAAAACTGCAGCGTCCAATCCTGGATGTGGCCAACGGGGTTGTGGCCTCCTCCATGGTAAAAGGACTTCGAATTACCACAGGCGTAGCACTGGTCCCACAGAATGAGCCGGCAAATCCGAGTCAGTTGATACGAGGTGCAAAAGGCCTTGCCCAGATCATGGAGTTGGGAGATCGAGTAGAAGAGCCTCAATGGTATGGTACTCGCCCCTTCATGCCTGACATGCTACCGGTAGTTGGAAAGGCTCCGAAGCATTCGGGCATGTGGTTTAACTTCGGCCATGGCCATCATGGACTCACTCTGGGACCGACGACAGCAAGGCTATTGGCGGATGCTATCGAAGCTCAGACTGACACCTTGCCGGTTCAATCAAAACTGGATCCGCAGCGACTCTTTTGACACGATAACTGACAGGCACCCGCCTATGTTTCATAGACGAGCACCTGTCAGTTTTAAAGATCGCTTCAGAAACCACATGGGTTTCCCCAGCCAGGGAGAGACGCCTGTTATTCCCTACTCCGCCAACACGCCGTGAGCAGTTGCATCAACGGAGGCCAGTGCCGTCATGTTCACGATACGGCGTACCGTGGATGATGAGGACATGATATGAACCGACTTGGCAGCACCCAGCAGAATGCCACCCATCGTCACACCACTGCTGACCACACGTAATGCGTTATACGTGATATTGGCAGCATCGACATTAGGCATGACGAGCACATTGGCATTGGACGTCAGTGTGGAATCGGGGAAATCCCGCTCCCGGATGGATGCCGACAAGGCCTGATCTGCGCGCATCTCACCATCGACTTCAAGATCTGGCCTGCGAAGCTTGATAATGGTCAAAGCGTCACGCATTTTCTGGGCAGAAGCAACCTCAGCACTGCCAAAGCTGGATCGGGACAGTAATGCAACACTGGGTACTATGCCAAAACGACTGACTTCATCTGCAGCCAGAATCGCTATTTCAGCAATCTGCTCGGCACTCGGATTGTCATTGACTTGCGTATCGCAGATGAAAAGCTGCCGGTCGGAAAGAACAATCATTTGCAGCTCTGCAAACGTGTTGACACCCGATGCTCTCCCGATCACCTTGCGCACATAACCCAGATGCTCGGCGTAGTGACCCGTGGTACCGCAAAGAAGCGCATCTGCATCGCCACGCTGTAGCAGCATGCAACCGATCAATGTTGTTCGTGTTCGCGTCTCCTCTTTGGCCTGCTCTTTGGTTACGCCCTGGCGTTTGCACAACTCGTAGTACTCGCTCCAGACTTCATGATAACGCGGGTCGTCCAGTACATTGACGCTCTCATAATGAACCCCTTCCCTTAGCCGTAAACCAAGCCGCTCTATGCGTGAACTGATGATGTCAGTACGGCCAATAAGCAGTGGCTGTGCAAGCCCCTCATCAACGGCAACCTGAGCAGCACGCAGTACACGCTCGTCCTCGCCTTCTGCATATATGACGCGTTTCGGATTGTTCATCGCTGCCAGGAAAACCGGCTGCATCGGTGAGCTTGACTCATAGACAAACTGAGACAACTGGTTCCGGTAGGCTTTCATATCACTGATGGGTTTTGTAGCTACCCCCGTGTCCATGGCAGCTTGTGCAACCGCGGGTGATATTTGAGTAATCAGACGCGGATCAAAAGCCCGTGGTATCAGGTAATCCGGGCCAAAGGGTGGCGTGGGCTCACCATAGGCCTGCGCAACAATTTCTGATGTTTCCGCCTGAGCAATGGCGGCCAGTGCCTTGACGGCTGCCACCTTCATGGCCTCGTTTATTTCAGTAGCGCCAACATCCAGAGCACCACGAAAGATGAACGGAAAGCACAAGGAGTTGTTGACCTGGTTGGGATAGTCAGATCGCCCTGTACCTATCATGCAATCCGGCCTCACCTGCTTGGCCAGTTCCGGACGTATTTCGGGCTCAGGATTCGCCATGGCCAATATGACAGGATTGGCGGCCATCTGCTCCAGCATCTCGGGCTTGAGGGCTCCGCCCTTGGATAAGCCCAGGAATATGTCTGCCTCAACGATCGCCTCTGACAAGGTTCGCAGATGGGTATCACGTGCGTAGCCCGCTTTACTTTCATCGACATTGTCGCGCCCCTTGTAGACCACGCCCCGCGAGTCACACAACAGGACGTTTTCGCGCTTCAGTCCCATACTGATCAACAGGTTGAGGCAGGCCAGTGCAGCAGCGCCTGCGCCTGAGGCAACCAGTCGAACATCCTCTATCTGCTTGCCTACCAGCTGCAGTGCGTTGGTGACCGCTGCGGCTGTAACAATGGCCGTACCATGTTGATCGTCATGAAACACGGGGATTTTCATGCGCTTGCGCAGTTCCTTCTCGATATAGAAGCATTCAGGCGCTTTGATATCTTCAAGGTTGATGCCGCCAAAGGTCGGCTCCAGTGCTGCGACTACTTCTACGAATTTGGCAGGATCAGTCTCTGCCACTTCGATATCAAAAACATCAATACCGGCGAACTTCTTGAACAGACATCCCTTGCCTTCCATGACAGGTTTGCTCGCTAGTGCGCCAATATTGCCCAGGCCCAGCACGGCAGTACCATTGGTGATGACTGCCACCAGGTTTGCACGCGAGGTCAGCTCTGCTGCCAGCAAGGGATCTTCCTGGATTGCGGTGCAGGCATACGCCACACCGGGCGAATAGGCCAATGAAAGATCGTGCTGTGTCGTCAAAGCCTTGGTGGGGGCTAACGATATTTTTCCTGCGGTGGGCAGCCGATGGTAGTCGAGAGCCTCCTTGCGGATATGGTCTTCGCTCACTGTGTGAATCTCCTTGTTAATAGTCGTCACAGACTTACAGTAACGCAAACATTATTTACCCGATAGTGGCGGACGGCCATAATCTCCCTTTTTTGCTGCAGCCTGCCCCACTGCGAGGCTCAACGTCACACCGATCAGCAAATGGGGACCGAGAAACACGGATTGCAGAATATCGATTACGCAAAGCTTGCACTGGATTTGCAACCGTTGCTCGCTACACTAGACTGACAGGTCAGATTCTGGTGGCCTCAAAGCAATGACGATGTGTGTTCGGGAAAGGCGTACCTTCTTTTTAGCCACTGTGATCTGCTATTCCCTGCTATTGATCTGCAACCTTGCCTACGCTCAACCCACGGAAAATACCGAGCTTTCCCTACAGCAGCGTTGGGGCGTGACACTCGACTGGATCGAACTCGAGCTGGAGCAAAATGAGGAGGTAGCCGCCGATTACGAACGCTACGAGAGCCGCTTAGGGACGCTGATTGATGCGGTTGAACAGCACAAAGCCCAGGCAAGCGATGCTCTGAAAATTCCGCAGCTGGAATTGGAAGCTTTGGGTGCACCGCCAGAGGACAACGAGCCTGCCGAGACCGCTACCATTAGTGCACAACGCACTGAGATCGACGGACAGATTGCCGCACTGCAGCAGCAGGAAAAACAAGCTGAACTGATGATTGTGCGCGCCGAGCAGCTCCTCGAAAAGCTGATCAGGAGTCGAGGTCAGCGCTTGCAGGCAGAACTGCTTACCCGTTCGCCAGCCATCTACACAAGTGGATTCTGGAAAAAAGTATTGACAGATTCAACGGCCATGAGCGCCAAGCTTGCGCAAGACGCACGTGAGCTACTGAACGGTCAGAGACGCCATGTCTGGACAGCCTGGCTGGCACTGGTGTTGGTACTGCTTTGTGCGCTCAGTGCATTGCCCTTCGGAAGCTGGTTGAAAGGCCGGTACGGACGTCAGCCTCAGGCAAACGAGACATCCTATACGCAGCGTACGCTGAGCGCTTTTGCTGAAGGGGTTGCCAGCGGACTGCTGCCCGCGGCCATCTTCGGCGGCATTGGCCTGACTCTCGTCCATCAGGAGCTAGTCGGCGAACAGTCCATGACGCTGGTCAAGGCTGTCACGCTGAGCCTTGTACTAGGTGTTGCTGCCGCAGCGCCTGTCAGAGCAGCCCTGGTTCCTTATGCCCCCAACTGGCGTCTGCTTACCATTGACTCAACCGTTGCCGCCAGACTCACACGACGAATACAATGGCTGATCGCCTTTTGTGCCGTAATGCTCGCCTTATATCGGGCGAGCGAGCCTTATCGCCCCTATAGCGTTGAACTCGATATCGTCGGAAAATTGCTCATCGCTTTCACGGTTGGTCTGATGCTACTGGATCTGCTTCGTCAACACTTCTGGCGGCCCGCAACCCTCCAAAGTGACGAAGCTCAACCATCACGACTGCCTGTTGCATTGCGCCGATCTCTCATGGTGGTCGTCACGACAGCCCTGATACTGGCCTTGGCCAGCTACGTCGAGCTGAGCGCTTTCCTGGTGTCACGCCTGGCGTTGACTCTGATTACGCTAGGGACCCTGCTACTCATACGCCGCCTGTTACACGACCTTTTGGATCGTCTGATCAGCGCGTGGCAGGATTTCATCAGAATTGAGCGCCTGTCGGGTGGTAGCTCTTCAGAATTCTGGCTTGGCAGCTTGCTGGATTTTCTCCTGCTGGGTCCCGTACTGTATGTCCTGGCCAGTGCCTGGGGCTTGCCACAGACATCAATCTATCTCTGGAGCCGACGCCTGCTGGAGGGTGTGACGATCGGGGAATTGACTCTCTCACCGGGCCGCTTCCTGCTTGCCTTGCTGGTGTTCACCATGACATTCGTTGCATCGCGATTATTACGACGAGTCATCTACGAACATGTTCTGACTGAATCTCGAGCCGACTTTGGTGTGCGTCATTCGGTGTATGTCGGTATTGGTTATCTGGGCTTGGCCATGGCGCTCATTCTGGCCATTGTGACGCTCGGCGTCGGCTTGAGCAATCTGGTGCTGGTCTTTGGCGCTTTATCAGTGGGTATCGGCTTGGGCCTACAGAGTGTCGTCAACAATTTCATGTCGGGACTGATATTACTGGCCCAGCGCCCTATTCGGGTTGGCGACTGGATTGAAGTTGGCGGGCATGAGGGCATCGTCAGGAACATCATGGGGGTATCAACCGAAATCGAAACGTTTGACAAGGCCTCTATCAATGTTCCCAACAGTGAGCTGGTGTCCAACTCCGTCGTCAACTGGACTCATACAGATCGCACCGTGCGCGTCATCATCAAGATTGGTGTGGCTCACGGTTCCGATATACAACAGTTCCAGAAGCTACTTCTAAACAGTGCGACAGCACACGAAGAAGTACTGGAGGCTCCCGAGCCCTACGCCTTGTTTGTTGATTTTGGCGAAAGTGCGCTACTCTTTGAACTGCGTGTTTTTGTACGCGATGCAGAGCGCTATCCTATCGTTGCCAGCCAACTACGCTTCATTATCGACCAGGCCTGCAGAGACGCCGGGATCAAGACCCCCTATCCACAGCGACACGTTCATATCGACCCCGGACCCAAAAACGTATGAAGCCCTACTTTGTCTGGATAATCTCTGCGATTTTTTTATTTAACGCCGCATTGCTTATTGCTTCGTATTTTCTCTCCCAACGTTCAATGCAGCACTATCCGGCAATTGGGCAATTGATTTGCGTCGATGGTGTGACCATGCATGTCGTTGATACCGGAACGCCAGAACTTGTCGAAAACAACGATCAGCAAACCGATGTTCCCGTCGTTGTTCTTATCCATGGTGCCAGCACCAGCTTGCTGGACTTTGAGAAAGGCATCAAACAACACCTGGCGCAAAACATGCGCATCATCAGTATCGATAGACCGGGACACGGTTATAGCGAGCGAGGCAATGCAGACGCACCAGCGCTGTCCGCATCATCTTCAACAGCATCCGCTGCAAATGAGGAGATAGCTCTACTGGATACCCCGGACCCGTGGACGAATCCGCAACGCCAGGCACGCTTGATCGCAGGCGCATTGGAAGCACTTGGTGCCGAAAACAGCATCTGGGTTGGGCACTCCTGGGCAGGTTCTGTAGTGATGGCAGGCCTGCTGAAGGAAAATGTCAGAGCTGGCGTGTTGCTGGCCGGAGCCACTCACCCCTGGGAAGGAGGCTCTGCCTGGCATGTGGAGTTGGCCGCAACCCCCATTATCGGTCCGCTGTTTAGCTGGCAGTACATTGAGCCGATCGGCAACCTGGCGCTTGAGGGTGCCATCGCCAGTGTATTTGCCCCCGAAGCTGTCCCCGACAATTACCTTGAAGAGATGGGTGTGGTGTTATCGCTAAGGCCTCAGACCTTTCAGCATAATGCTCAGGACTTGACTCGACTTAGCGGTTATCTGGAACAACAGTCCCTGGAGTACGGCAGTATCAGGCAACCGATACTGTCAATCACTGGCAGCAAGGATACGATCGTGCCTGCATGGAATCACGATGCACGTCTGGCCTTGCAAGTACCGCAATTACAGTCAGTCGAGCTGGAGGGCGCCGGCCATGCCCTGCACCACTCCCGTAGTCGGGAAGTCGAGCAGCTGATAGAGGCGTTTGTGCAATCTTTGCCGGATTCTGTTGGCTTGAGCCGGTGAGTGATTGCCGAGATTTTCACAATCTGGACCGGACGAAGTGGGTACGACGTCTTTCCCCCTTTCTTGATCAACAGTGTCTGGTGGATGCTTCGCACGTTTTGGGTGTTTGGGCGTGCGGATATAAGCGGCGCATAGCAATGGTGGTATATTTTTAGCCTTTGAGAGCCTGCTCTACATAACCCGGAACTTGAAATAATAGTAATTCATGCGCATGGGATCATCGTCTGCGGTGCCATCGTTGTAGCCGTTGCGATTGAAGAAATCATCACCAATCCGGCACAGACGGCACCTCTTCCAGTTATTGCTATCGCGGTTGCCGGGCCACTCATATTCGTGCTGGGCAATGCACTGTTTCGCCGGACGATTGCACGTCGGATACCGTTGACTTACCTGTTACCGTTCATTGCACTACCGATTTTGGGCTATCTTGTACATATGACACAGGCGTCAGGTCTGATACTGGGCGTTGGAATAATGGTTACCCTGTTATTGACCGCATTTTTTCAGCCCAAAAACCTACCTGTCGTGTGAAAGATACGAGCCAGGGCAGTGCAGATGCACACTACCCCGGCGTGCTTAGATTCAAGCGTTATCGAAAATAGCGCTCATGCCCGTTTTTATTCGTCTAGCCAATCCAGACTGTCGTATGCTGCAAGTGGCAGATCAACAAGTTGAGCGCCGATTGTTTCACGCTGTTCGCCATCTGCATCCAATAAATTGTAGTCAACGAACAGATACTGGCCTTCACTGGCTTCAGGATTGGCACTGATGGTCAGTACAGAATCGTCAGAGCCAAGCATTTGCAGCTGGCCACTGAAGGGAACATTTTCGCTTTCCAATGACCCCACTCCCAGAACACGGTTCAGAGGTGCGATGGTGGTTACGCTAACCGCGGTATCATCGGTCAGCTCGCCCGAAATCCAACCTTGCACATCCAGTGAAGAACTCTGGAGCGCACCATTGGATGTATTCGAAAACTCCTGGATGAAATTGGCATCAGCGATTGTCAGTGAAGGTGCGGAGAACGGTACACTGCTCTCCTGCAGTACATACTGTGGAATCGAGACGCTTCGCTGCCGATTGATACTAACGCCAGAAGTGTTGTCGCTGGCCTGCACACTGGCGTTGACAGTCAATGCGAAACCGTCCGTCCGTATATCGAATCCCGTGAAGGCAATCGAATTCTCGATGGTGTTAAAACGGCTGCCGGAGACGAAATCTCTCTGAACTGCCAGCTTGCCAATGATTTCATAGGAGCCTGCGACAGGAACACCGGCGTCGAGTTCAGTCTGACAGTTGTCAAATTCCCAGATGTTGTAGCTGGTATCGTGCGAGTATTCAGATTCGCGGATACGCGTACGTCCGGTCTCCAACGTCATGGTGCCGCCTTCAGCGCAGGCATACTGCGTTCGTTCCGTGGGTTGTGCGATTTCATCAACCTCGTACTGTCCTGCTTCCAGTACCGTGACGCCGATATTGCCAGCAATGATGCTAGCGGCGACTTCGGGGGCCGCGGCCGCCGCCTCGTCCAGCCTGTAGCCAGCCAG is a window encoding:
- a CDS encoding NADP-dependent malic enzyme, whose product is MSEDHIRKEALDYHRLPTAGKISLAPTKALTTQHDLSLAYSPGVAYACTAIQEDPLLAAELTSRANLVAVITNGTAVLGLGNIGALASKPVMEGKGCLFKKFAGIDVFDIEVAETDPAKFVEVVAALEPTFGGINLEDIKAPECFYIEKELRKRMKIPVFHDDQHGTAIVTAAAVTNALQLVGKQIEDVRLVASGAGAAALACLNLLISMGLKRENVLLCDSRGVVYKGRDNVDESKAGYARDTHLRTLSEAIVEADIFLGLSKGGALKPEMLEQMAANPVILAMANPEPEIRPELAKQVRPDCMIGTGRSDYPNQVNNSLCFPFIFRGALDVGATEINEAMKVAAVKALAAIAQAETSEIVAQAYGEPTPPFGPDYLIPRAFDPRLITQISPAVAQAAMDTGVATKPISDMKAYRNQLSQFVYESSSPMQPVFLAAMNNPKRVIYAEGEDERVLRAAQVAVDEGLAQPLLIGRTDIISSRIERLGLRLREGVHYESVNVLDDPRYHEVWSEYYELCKRQGVTKEQAKEETRTRTTLIGCMLLQRGDADALLCGTTGHYAEHLGYVRKVIGRASGVNTFAELQMIVLSDRQLFICDTQVNDNPSAEQIAEIAILAADEVSRFGIVPSVALLSRSSFGSAEVASAQKMRDALTIIKLRRPDLEVDGEMRADQALSASIRERDFPDSTLTSNANVLVMPNVDAANITYNALRVVSSGVTMGGILLGAAKSVHIMSSSSTVRRIVNMTALASVDATAHGVLAE
- a CDS encoding DUF3772 domain-containing protein, with the protein product MTMCVRERRTFFLATVICYSLLLICNLAYAQPTENTELSLQQRWGVTLDWIELELEQNEEVAADYERYESRLGTLIDAVEQHKAQASDALKIPQLELEALGAPPEDNEPAETATISAQRTEIDGQIAALQQQEKQAELMIVRAEQLLEKLIRSRGQRLQAELLTRSPAIYTSGFWKKVLTDSTAMSAKLAQDARELLNGQRRHVWTAWLALVLVLLCALSALPFGSWLKGRYGRQPQANETSYTQRTLSAFAEGVASGLLPAAIFGGIGLTLVHQELVGEQSMTLVKAVTLSLVLGVAAAAPVRAALVPYAPNWRLLTIDSTVAARLTRRIQWLIAFCAVMLALYRASEPYRPYSVELDIVGKLLIAFTVGLMLLDLLRQHFWRPATLQSDEAQPSRLPVALRRSLMVVVTTALILALASYVELSAFLVSRLALTLITLGTLLLIRRLLHDLLDRLISAWQDFIRIERLSGGSSSEFWLGSLLDFLLLGPVLYVLASAWGLPQTSIYLWSRRLLEGVTIGELTLSPGRFLLALLVFTMTFVASRLLRRVIYEHVLTESRADFGVRHSVYVGIGYLGLAMALILAIVTLGVGLSNLVLVFGALSVGIGLGLQSVVNNFMSGLILLAQRPIRVGDWIEVGGHEGIVRNIMGVSTEIETFDKASINVPNSELVSNSVVNWTHTDRTVRVIIKIGVAHGSDIQQFQKLLLNSATAHEEVLEAPEPYALFVDFGESALLFELRVFVRDAERYPIVASQLRFIIDQACRDAGIKTPYPQRHVHIDPGPKNV
- a CDS encoding alpha/beta fold hydrolase, with translation MKPYFVWIISAIFLFNAALLIASYFLSQRSMQHYPAIGQLICVDGVTMHVVDTGTPELVENNDQQTDVPVVVLIHGASTSLLDFEKGIKQHLAQNMRIISIDRPGHGYSERGNADAPALSASSSTASAANEEIALLDTPDPWTNPQRQARLIAGALEALGAENSIWVGHSWAGSVVMAGLLKENVRAGVLLAGATHPWEGGSAWHVELAATPIIGPLFSWQYIEPIGNLALEGAIASVFAPEAVPDNYLEEMGVVLSLRPQTFQHNAQDLTRLSGYLEQQSLEYGSIRQPILSITGSKDTIVPAWNHDARLALQVPQLQSVELEGAGHALHHSRSREVEQLIEAFVQSLPDSVGLSR